The Glycine soja cultivar W05 chromosome 8, ASM419377v2, whole genome shotgun sequence genome has a window encoding:
- the LOC114423407 gene encoding heat shock 70 kDa protein 16-like, with the protein MSVVGFDIGNENCVIAVVRQRGIDVLLNYESKRETPAVVCFSEKQRILGSAGAASAMMHIKSTISQIKRLIGRKFADPDVKKELKMLPGKTSEGQDGGILIHLKYSGEIHVFTPVQFLSMLFAHLKTMTENDLEMPISDCVIGIPSYFTDLQRRAYLDAAKIAGLQPLRLIHDCTATALSYGMYKTDFGSAGPAYVAFIDIGHCDTQVCIASFEFGKMEILSHAFDRSLGGRDFDEVIFSHFAAKFKEEYHIDVYSKTKACFRLRAACEKLKKVLSANLEAPLNIECLMDGKDVKGFITREEFEKLASGLLERVSIPCHRALTDANLTAEKISSVELVGSGSRIPAISTSLTSLFKREPSRQLNASECVARGCALQCAMLSPVYRVREYEVKDVIPFSIGLSSDEGPVAVRSNGVLFPRGQPFPSVKVITFQRSNLFHLEAFYANPDELPPRTSPKISCVTIGPFHGSHGSKIRVKVRVPLDLHGIVSIESATLIKDDMDDLVMAGDYHSNSDAMDIDPISETVTNGFEDDTNKKLEFPCSSADGTRKDNRRLNVPVNENVYGGMTKAEISEALEKELQLAQQDRIVEQTKEKKNSLESFVYDMRSKLFHTYRSFASEQEKDGISRSLQETEEWLYEDGVDETEHAYSSKLEDLKKLVDPIENRYKDDKERVHATRDLSKCILKHRASADSLPPQDKELIINECNKVEQWLKEKIQQQESFPKNTDPILWSSDIKSKTEELNLKCQQILGSKASPSPEDKDKPDTFNDP; encoded by the exons ATGAGTGTGGTGGGGTTTGACATTGGTAATGAGAACTGTGTCATTGCTGTAGTTAGGCAACGTGGCATTGATGTTTTGTTGAATTATGAATCCAAACGTGAAACCCCGGCTGTGGTCTGCTTCAGCGAGAAGCAGCGGATTTTGGGGTCTGCTGGTGCTGCTTCTGCTATGATGCACATCAAGTCCACAATATCTCAAATAAAGAGACTAATTGGAAGGAAGTTTGCAGACCCTGATGTGAAAAAAGAGCTGAAAATGCTCCCTGGTAAGACTTCTGAGGGTCAAGATGGAGGCATTTTGATTCACTTGAAGTACTCGGGGGAGATTCATGTATTTACACCTGTTCAATTTCTGTCCATGCTCTTTGCTCACTTAAAGACTATGACCGAAAACGATTTGGAGATGCCCATTTCAGATTGTGTTATTGGGATCCCATCTTACTTTACCGACTTGCAGAGACGGGCGTATCTTGATGCAGCGAAAATTGCCGGGTTGCAGCCTTTGAGATTGATCCATGATTGTACTGCAACTGCCCTTAGTTATGGAATGTATAAAACAGATTTTGGCAGTGCAGGTCCAGCTTATGTTGCATTTATTGACATTGGTCACTGTGATACTCAGGTCTGTATTGCATCATTTGAGTTTGGGAAAATGGAGATACTTTCACATGCATTTGATAGGAGCTTAGGAGGGAGGGACTTTGATGAGGTTATATTTAGTCATTTTGCAGCAAAATTCAAGGAAGAGTACCACATTGACGTGTATTCTAAAACAAAGGCGTGCTTTAGGCTACGTGCAGCATGtgagaaattgaagaaagtttTGAGTGCAAATCTAGAGGCACCTCTAAATATCGAGTGCTTGATGGACGGGAAAGATGTTAAGGGATTTATCACAAGGGAAGAATTTGAGAAGCTGGCATCAGGATTACTGGAGAGAGTTTCTATTCCTTGCCACAGAGCATTAACTGATGCAAACTTGACAGCAGAGAAGATTTCTTCTGTAGAGCTAGTTGGTTCAGGTTCTAGGATTCCAGCTATAAGTACATCACTAACTTCTCTGTTCAAGAGAGAACCCAGCCGACAGCTGAATGCAAGTGAGTGTGTAGCTCGTGGTTGTGCTCTACAGTGTGCAATGCTCAGTCCTGTTTACCGCGTGAGAGAATACGAG GTCAAGGATGTTATTCCCTTTTCAATTGGACTTTCATCAGATGAAGGTCCAGTTGCTGTGAGATCAAATGGTGTACTTTTCCCAAGAGGCCAACCCTTTCCAAGTGTTAAAGTCATAACCTTTCAGCGAAGTAATTTGTTTCATTTGGAAGCTTTCTATGCTAACCCAGATGAACTACCACCTAGGACATCTCCTAAAATTAGCTGTGTCACG ATTGGTCCTTTCCATGGATCCCATGGTAGTAAGATCAGAGTTAAAGTTAGAGTTCCACTTGATCTGCATGGCATTGTCAGTATTGAATCAGCTACA TTGATCAAGGATGACATGGATGATTTGGTTATGGCTGGTGATTATCATTCAAATTCTGATGCAATGGACATTGATCCCATTTCTGAGACAGTTACCAATGGGTTTGAAGATGATACCAATAAGAAGTTGGAATTTCCATGTAGTTCT GCTGATGGTacaagaaaagataatagaagGCTTAATGTGCCAGTGAATGAGAATGTCTATGGTGGAATGACAAAGGCAGAGATCTCAGAAGCTCTTGAAAAAGAACTCCAGTTAGCCCAACAGGACAGAATTGTAGAGCAAaccaaagaaaagaagaatagcTTGGAGTCTTTTGTTTATGATATGAGGAGTAAG CTCTTCCACACATATCGGAGCTTTGCAAGTGAACAAGAGAAGGATGGCATATCTAGAAGCCTTCAAGAGACTGAGGAATGGCTTTATGAGGATGGTGTTGATGAAACTGAACATGCTTATTCTTCAAAACTGGAAGATCTGAAAAAG CTGGTAGATCCAATTGAGAATCGGTACAAAGATGATAAAGAAAGAGTGCATGCTACACGAGATTTATCAAAGTGCATTTTAAAGCATCGTGCTTCTGCAGATTCCCTTCCACCCCAGGATAAAGAACTG ATCATCAATGAGTGCAATAAAGTGGAGCAGTGGTTGAAAGAGAAGATCCAGCAACAAGAATCATTTCCAAAGAATACTGACCCAATATTATGGTCAAGTGATATCAAGAGCAAGACAGAGGAGTTAAACTT AAAATGCCAACAGATATTGGGATCTAAGGCTTCTCCATCTCCAGAAGACAAAGACAAGCCGGATACTTTCAATGATCCATGA
- the LOC114423408 gene encoding dipeptidyl-peptidase 5-like has protein sequence MATLAIAVLTLTTRFSSSSSPYYSNFFFTRSFNHFTTKLVSFEKTHQRRRFFCSNCKRAMASSAATTIPSLSERITAPYGSWKSPITTDVVSGASKRLGGTAVDGRGRLIWLESRPAESGRGVLVVEPENPGGEAVDITPKEFGVRTVAQEYGGGAFTVSGDVVFFANYKDQRLYKQSISSLDVPPIPLTPDYGGPVVSYADGILDVRFNRFISVREDRCESSQNPTTTIVSIALGSKDAQEPQVLVGGSDFYAFPRLDPKSERMAWIQWSHPNMPWDKSELWVGYISENGEIYKRVCVAGNNPSLVESPTEPKWSSDGELFFITDRENGFWNLHKWIESENKVLPVYSLEAEFARPLWIFGMNSYEFLQSHTRKNLIACSYRQQGKSYLGIIDDVKGSKLTVLDIPFTDIDNITSSNNYLFVEGASAVHPSSVAKVTLDNDKSKAVDFNIIWSSSPDSLKYSSYFSKPELIEFPTEVPGQNAYAYFYPPTNPDFQASEEEKPPLLLKSHGGPTAETRGILNLSIQYWTSRGWAFVDVNYGGSTGYGREFRERLLGRWGIVDVNDCCSCATYLVNSGKVDGERLCITGGSAGGYTTLAALAFKETFKAGASLYGVADVNMLRAETHKFESHYIDRLGGGEKGCYERSPINHVDKFSCPIILFQGLDDKVVPPEQARKIYQALKEKGVPVALVEYEGEQHGFRKAENIKFTLEQQMVFFARLVGHFNVADDINPIKIDNFD, from the exons ATGGCCACGTTAGCCATTGCCGTTCTCACTCTCACTACtcgcttttcttcttcttcatcacctTATTATTCCAACTTCTTCTTCACTCGCTCCTTCAACCATTTCACCACAAAGTTGGTCTCTTTCGAAAAAACCCATCAACGACGTCGTTTCTTTTGCAGCAACTGCAAAAGGGCAATGGCTTCTTCAGCAGCCACCACCATCCCTTCACTTTCTGAGAGAATCACCGCACCATATGGCTCCTGGAAGTCCCCCATCACCACTGACGTCGTCTCCGGCGCCTCCAAGAGGCTTGGCGGCACCGCCGTCGACGGCCGCGGCCGCCTTATTTGGCTGGAATCACGGCCAGCAGAATCGGG aCGGGGGGTTCTTGTTGTTGAGCCGGAAAATCCAGGAGGTGAGGCTGTGGACATTACTCCTAAGGAGTTTGGAGTTAGAACAGTGGCTCAGGAGTATGGAGGTGGTGCTTTCACAGTTTCAGGCGATGTTGTTTTCTTTGCAAATTACAAAGATCAGAGATTGTACAAGCAATCCATCAGTTCTCTTG ATGTGCCTCCCATACCTCTCACTCCAGACTATGGTGGCCCAGTAGTCAGCTATGCTGATGGAATATTGGACGTACGCTTTAACCGTTTTATTAGTGTAAGGGAAG ATCGTTGCGAGAGCAGTCAAAATCCAACTACAACTATTGTATCTATAGCACTTGGCAGTAAGGATGCTCAGG AACCACAAGTACTAGTTGGCGGGAGTGATTTCTATGCTTTCCCGCGTCTTGATCCAAAAAGTGAAAGAATGGCTTGGATTCAGTGGAGTCATCCCAACATGCCATGGGATAAATCAGAACTATGGGTTGGCTATATTTCTGAAAACGG AGAGATCTACAAGCGGGTATGTGTTGCCGGGAATAATCCTTCACTTGTGGAGTCTCCAACTGAGCCCAAGTGGTCTTCTGATG GAGAGCTGTTTTTCATCACGGATAGGGAAAATGGTTTCTGGAATCTCCATAAATGG ATTGAGTCTGAGAATAAGGTCTTGCCTGTTTATTCTTTGGAAGCTGAGTTTGCAAGGCCACTGTGGATTTTTGGTATGAATTCTTATGAATTTCTTCAAAGTCATACACGGAAAAACTTAATTGCTTGCAGTTACAG GCAGCAGGGGAAGTCATATCTTGGAATTATTGATGATGTGAAGGGCTCAAAATTAACTGTGCTGGATATCCCTTTCACAGATATAGATaacatt ACTTCTAGTAATAATTACCTTTTTGTGGAGGGAGCATCTGCCGTTCATCCATCATCAGTGGCCAAG GTGACTTTAGATAATGATAAATCAAAAGCAGTTGACTTCAACATTATTTGGTCCTCCTCTCCTGATAGTTTGAAGTATAGTTCTTACTTCAGTAAACCTGAGTTGATTGAATTCCCAACTGAAGTTCCTGGTCAAAATGCTTATGCATACTTTTATCCACCAACTAATCCTGATTTCCAagctagtgaagaagaaaagcctCCATTATTATTGAAGAGCCACG GAGGACCAACTGCTGAAACACGTGGAATTTTAAACTTGAGCATTCAGTACTGGACTAGTCGGGGTTGGGCATTCGTTGATGTTAATTATGGTGGAAGCACAG GTTATGGCAGGGAGTTCCGAGAACGGCTTTTGGGACGATGGGGAATAGTTGATGTCAATGACTGTTGTAGTTGTGCAACATATttg GTGAACAGCGGAAAGGTAGATGGGGAGCGACTTTGTATTACAGGTGGCTCTGCTGGTGGGTATACCACCTTAGCTGCTCTTGCTTTTAAAGAAACTTTTAAGGCTGGGGCTTCTTTGTATGGT GTAGCTGACGTTAACATGCTGAGAGCTGAAACTCATAAATTTGAATCTCATTACATTGATAGACTAGGTG GAGGTGAGAAGGGGTGCTATGAAAGATCACCAATCAATCATGTTGACAAATTTTCTTGTcccattattttatttcaaggaTTGGATGACAAG GTTGTGCCCCCAGAACAAGCTCGGAAAATTTACCAGGCTCTGAAGGAAAAGGGTGTGCCAGTTGCTCTTGTTGAGTACGAAGGAGAACAACATGGTTTCCGGAAG GCTGAGAACATTAAGTTTACTCTTGAGCAACAAATGGTCTTCTTTGCACGATTGGTTGGACACTTCAATGTTGCTGATGATATTAATCCCATCAAAATTGACAACTTTGATTGA
- the LOC114424604 gene encoding E3 ubiquitin-protein ligase XB3-like, translating into MVFFFSLKINCQVLSMLLDRNMNVDIVNHNNQTPLMYAAKQGKIDCVKKLIQAGANVFMIDSVHGGGCLHDAASHGHVDCLKAILFAAHFTAFEDSRGYLRFVDSRDFNGFAPLHLAALKGQSECVDALLDNDAILCARTSNCGGTALHLAARSGSLDCIRILLARGADRLQFDYHGNTPYTIALEHGQEECAALLGSTSGSSLVWPNHLRFIRELDKKTKALLEKALVELNKERQKAKNKPRSSRNSERNNNNIASMAGKKELCSICYDRVCTFVVRPCGHEMCAHCIMRLCQKKSDIDAPRSSNSKPVCPFCRGDIVRLLAKTK; encoded by the exons atggtgttttttttttccctaaaaattaattgtcaggTTCTTTCCATGTTGTTGGACAGGAATATGAACGTTGACATAGTGAATCACAATAATCAG ACCCCGTTGATGTATGCTGCAAAGCAGGGAAAGATTGATTGTGTTAAAAAGCTTATCCAGGCTGGAGCAAAT GTATTCATGATTGATTCTGTACATGGAGGAGGTTGCTTGCACGATGCAGCTTCTCATGGCCACGTAGATTGCCTTAAAGCCATTCTTTTTGCTGCTCATTTCACAGCTTTTGAAGATTCTCG GGGATATTTAAGATTTGTCGACTCGAGAGATTTTAACGGTTTTGCCCCACTGCATCTTGCAGCCCTCAAAGGACAATCTGAATGTGTTGATGCCCTTTTAGACAATGATGCTATTCTTTGTGCTAGAACTAG TAACTGTGGAGGCACAGCACTTCATTTGGCTGCCCGCAGTGGTTCCTTGGACTGTATCCGGATTTTGCTTGCTCGGGGAGCTGATAGACTTCAATTTGATTATCATGG GAATACACCATACACAATTGCCCTGGAGCACGGGCAGGAGGAATGTGCTGCCCTGCTAGGTTCTACGTCGGGATCATCACTTGTTTGGCCAAACCATTTAAGGTTCATCAGAGAGCTTGATAAGAAAACAAAGGCCTTACTGGAAAAGGCCTTGGTAGAACTTAACAAGGAGAGGCAGAAAGCCAAAAATAAGCCACGATCATCACGGAATTCGGAgagaaataacaataatattgcCTCTATG GCCGGCAAAAAGGAGTTATGTTCCATTTGCTATGACCGAGTGTGCACATTTGTGGTCAGACCCTGTGGCCATGAAATGTGTGCTCATTGTATCATGAGGCTATGCCAAAAGAAAAGTGATATTGATGCACCTCGCTCTTCTAATTCTAAACCAGTTTGTCCATTTTGCCGTGGTGACATCGTTCGGTTACTTGCTAAGACTAAGTAA
- the LOC114423409 gene encoding uncharacterized protein LOC114423409, whose protein sequence is MALSVSLMQLSCVSLLHNNPSSSSSPVTLLPKSLFPCGISLKLKGLVFWSKSSSVCGRRREGVGSISVNASLVEAPVLWAGRLCIFYALLKAGLAGSQANPLVSDLEIGDTNDESAPAAATDLGFSKWAQTILGKPAKEAANGRKLVSKWHPTTKGTLRRNYRVPSKLEGRRLLKAIASLLSDDDHFVDATSHKGCQIRRESAHGESVCCNNVRALFDELPTPHIIVEITPFPAGPLNDNDYIKAEKLEKVLRSSPSV, encoded by the exons ATGGCTCTTTCTGTATCCCTTATGCAACTCAGTTGCGTCTCTCTTCTTCACAATAAtccctcatcatcatcatcaccggTGACCCTTTTGCCCAAATCCCTCTTTCCTTGTGGAATTTCCCTGAAACTGAAAGGGTTGGTTTTTTGGAGTAAAAGTAGTTCAGTgtgtggaagaagaagagagggaGTTGGGAGTATCAGTGTGAATGCCTCTTTGGTTGAGGCTCCAGTTTTGTGGGCTGGAAGGCTATGCATCTTCTATGCCCTCCTCAAGGCTGGCTTGGCTGGATCTCAAGCCAACCCACTTGTCTCAG aTTTGGAAATTGGGGATACTAATGATGAATCTGCTCCTGCTGCTGCTACTGACTTGGGATTCTCCAAATGGGCCCAGACCATACTAGGAAAACCAG CAAAAGAAGCTGCTAACGGAAGGAAACTTGTTAGTAAATGGCATCCCACAACAAAGGGTACACTTAGAAGAAACTATAGAGTCCCATCCAAGCTCGAGGGGCGACGTCTTCTTAAAGCTATTGCATCTCTATTATCAGATGATGATCACTTTGTTGATGCCACCTCTCACAAG GGTTGCCAAATCCGTAGGGAAAGTGCTCATGGAGAAAGTGTGTGTTGCAACAATGTGAGAGCTCTTTTTGATGAGCTCCCAACACCCCATATCATTGTGGAAATCACACCTTTTCCTGCTGGACCCCTTAATGACAATGATTACATTAAAGCTGAGAAGCTTGAGAAGGTTCTCAGGTCTAGTCCTTCTGTTTGA
- the LOC114423410 gene encoding myosin-11-like, with translation MKISGDSTRPLRPFPPAIAAPSPDSDLQPHRRASRRHPRTPASRLRLAGGHTGKRSRPETPLSKWKIHDGGRERNIIGGGGGDPLEDHGRKKEAPPHAAVSARKLAAGIWRMQLPEAAAGDGGRRRVSRKIGEDRLGVQHGIGHVDHQFLSHQSGMMHGSAMKNPSRSPHSISGTKDGHFCELKPSFQSSSTAMEGATKWDPVCLKTSDEEHHIYSQMKLLDQKVSTVSSVSALEAELEQARVQIQELETECHSSKKKLEHFLKKVSEERASWRSKEHEKIRAYVDDIKSELNRERKSRQRIEIVNSRLVNELADAKLITKRYMQDYEKERKARELIEEICDELAKEIGEDKAEIEALKRESMKLREEVEEERRMLQMAEVWREERVHMKLIDAKVALDEKYSQMNKLVADLETFLKSINVNPNSKEMKEARSLQQAAAVVDIQDIKGFSYEPANPDDIFAIFEDLNFGESNEREIEACVAYSPVSHASKIHTVSPEAKLISKDNLQRCSDVFMDDNGDIEEDESGWETVSHVEDQGSSCSPEGSALLVNKNCRESDVSGRSVLEWEENAGLETPITEISEVCSVPAKQSKKVSSIARLWRSGPNSGDNYKIISVEGMNGRVSSGGIMSPDWGLGNGGLSPQDLLYQLSSPESANLHNRGMKGCIPRTVQKSSLKARLLEARMESQKVQLRHVLKQKI, from the exons ATGAAGATCTCCGGCGACTCCACCCGCCCGCTGCGCCCATTCCCGCCGGCCATTGCAGCCCCCTCTCCGGACTCCGATCTCCAACCGCACCGGAGGGCCAGCCGCCGCCATCCCCGAACTCCGGCCAGCCGCCTTAGGCTGGCCGGTGGACACACCGGAAAACGGAGCAGGCCGGAAACCCCCTTGTCCAAGTGGAAGATCCACGACGGCGGAAGAGAGAGGAACATCattggcggcggcggcggcgatCCGCTCGAGGACCACGGCCGGAAGAAGGAGGCTCCGCCGCATGCCGCCGTGTCGGCGAGGAAGCTTGCAGCCGGGATATGGCGGATGCAGCTACCGGAAGCAGCGGCGGGTGATGGCGGAAGGCGAAGGGTTTCGAGGAAAATCGGTGAAGATCGTTTGGGAGTTCAG CATGGAATTGGCCATGTAGACCACCAATTTCTCAGCCATCAAAGTGGCATGATGCATGGTTCTGCTATGAAGAATCCATCACGAAGTCCCCATTCCATTTCTGGGACTAAGGATGGACACTTTTGTGAg CTCAAGCCTTCTTTCCAGTCTTCGAGTACCGCAATGGAGGGGGCAACAAAGTGGGATCctgtttgtttaaaaacatcagaCGAGGAGCATCACATCTACAGCCAAATGAAACTTCTCGACCAAAAGGTTAGCACTGTTTCTTCTGTATCAGCTCTTGAAGCTGAACTAGAGCAGGCTCGTGTGCAGATCCAGGAACTTGAGACTGAATGCCACTCCTCCAAAAAGAAACTTGAACATTTCTTGAAGAAAGTTAGTGAGGAAAGGGCTTCATGGCGAAGCAAAGAGCATGAAAAAATTCGCGCTTACGTTGATGACATTAAATCAGAGTTGAATCGTGAAAGGAAAAGTCGCCAGAGGATTGAAATTGTCAATTCCAGGTTGGTTAATGAGTTGGCAGATGCCAAGTTAATAACAAAACGGTACATGCAAGATTATGAGAAGGAAAGGAAGGCCAGAGAATTGATTGAAGAAATTTGTGATGAGCTTGCTAAGGAAATTGGAGAAGACAAGGCTGAAATTGAAGCATTGAAGAGGGAATCTATGAAACTTAGGGAAGAAGTGGAAGAGGAGAGGAGGATGTTACAAATGGCTGAAGTATGGCGTGAAGAACGTGTTCATATGAAATTGATTGATGCAAAAGTTGCTCTTGATGAGAAGTACTCACAGATGAATAAACTTGTAGCGGATTTGGAAACCTTTCTCAAATCAATAAATGTGAACCCAAATTCAAAGGAGATGAAAGAGGCAAGGTCACTTCAACAGGCTGCAGCTGTTGTAGACATTCAAGACATCAAGGGATTTTCGTATGAGCCAGCTAATCCAGATGATATTTTTGCCATTTTCGAAGATTTAAATTTTGGCGAATCCAACGAGAGGGAGATTGAAGCATGTGTTGCTTACTCTCCAGTGAGTCATGCCTCAAAGATTCACACAGTGAGTCCTGAAGCCAAATTGATTAGTAAGGATAACTTGCAAAGATGTTCTGATGTATTTATGGATGACAATGGTGatatagaagaagatgaaagtGGATGGGAAACTGTGAGCCATGTTGAGGATCAGGGATCAAGTTGTTCGCCTGAAGGGAGTGCCCTATTGGTGAACAAGAATTGTCGAGAGAGTGATGTTTCAGGGAGGAGTGTGCTTGAATGGGAAGAAAATGCAGGTTTAGAGACTCCAATAACTGAAATTAGTGAAGTCTGTTCAGTACCAGCTAAGCAATCAAAGAAGGTATCCTCCATAGCAAGGCTTTGGAGGTCTGGCCCAAACAGTGGGGATAATTACAAGATAATCTCTGTGGAGGGAATGAATGGAAGGGTATCTAGTGGGGGCATAATGTCCCCTGATTGGGGACTGGGTAATGGTGGACTAAGCCCCCAAGACCTTCTGTACCAGTTGAGTTCGCCTGAGTCAGCAAATCTGCATAATCGAGGCATGAAAGGGTGCATTCCTCGCACCGTGCAGAAGAGTAGTCTGAAAGCCAGACTTTTGGAGGCTAGGATGGAAAGCCAGAAGGTTCAGTTGCGCCATGTTCTTAAACAGAAGATTTAG